In one Mucilaginibacter sp. PAMB04168 genomic region, the following are encoded:
- a CDS encoding class I SAM-dependent methyltransferase — MIQLLTPSHWKDYELIDCGDFEKLERFGQVILIRPEPQAVWSKALPQTEWQRLHHIRFKGRSATAGEWVKKNSNTPDRWHIEYKNDHATIKMRMALTSFKHLGIFPEQAVNWDYIAENLKRFKTQKPKVLNLFAYTGGASLIAQAAGADTTHVDSIKQVVTWANENQELSGLKDIRWVVEDALKFVKRELKRGKKYNGIILDPPAYGHGPNGEKWKLEDQINEMLQEVVQLLDPEEHFLILNTYSLGFSSVIVENLIKGAFPAVQNLEIGELYLQATAGSKLPLGVFGKFYKI, encoded by the coding sequence ATGATCCAACTCCTTACCCCTTCGCACTGGAAAGATTACGAACTGATTGATTGCGGCGATTTTGAAAAGCTGGAACGCTTTGGGCAGGTGATACTTATACGACCCGAACCGCAGGCAGTGTGGAGCAAAGCGCTACCGCAAACAGAGTGGCAGCGTTTGCACCATATACGCTTTAAGGGTCGCTCGGCCACGGCAGGTGAATGGGTAAAAAAGAATTCAAACACACCTGACCGCTGGCACATTGAATACAAAAACGACCATGCAACCATTAAAATGCGTATGGCGCTTACCTCGTTCAAACACCTGGGCATCTTCCCTGAACAGGCCGTTAACTGGGATTATATTGCCGAGAATTTAAAGCGCTTTAAAACGCAAAAGCCAAAAGTACTTAACCTGTTTGCGTACACCGGGGGTGCATCGCTTATTGCCCAAGCAGCAGGGGCCGATACCACGCATGTTGATTCGATTAAACAAGTGGTTACCTGGGCTAACGAAAACCAGGAACTATCGGGCCTGAAAGACATACGCTGGGTGGTAGAGGATGCCTTAAAATTTGTAAAGCGCGAATTAAAACGCGGCAAAAAGTATAACGGTATCATTTTAGATCCGCCGGCTTATGGTCATGGCCCTAACGGCGAAAAATGGAAGCTGGAAGACCAGATTAACGAAATGTTACAGGAAGTTGTACAACTGCTTGACCCGGAAGAACACTTTTTAATACTCAACACTTATTCGCTAGGTTTCTCTTCAGTTATTGTCGAAAACTTAATTAAAGGTGCATTTCCGGCAGTGCAAAACCTCGAAATTGGAGAACTTTACTTACAGGCAACTGCAGGTTCAAAGCTGCCGCTAGGGGTTTTTGGAAAGTTCTATAAAATTTAA
- a CDS encoding response regulator gives MRTYYFHLFRKLISKDVSLLNWTRLRILFACIATFCLLTATLFIIYLFNAPNLLLYRVAFFFALFVTAMYLFWSNKAWHVAAHFFLTSLTLLIWTNVLLVHQSLYVINIQYCLLVIAAGYYILGSKIGLRYAIAAILPVLGDVFFNDFLNVDIPSRTVNVSYAGYAIAALSNFSLILYIHNLFFKSLAKFKKRETSFKRHLEQALEYSREQALAKTNFLNTMSHEIRTPLNAIVGMSNLLLSGSKLPEQEENLQVLNFSTENLMATVNDIIDFNNLDNGQVQLQNKPFSLYQIVTNVCGTFREQAAQKGLKFNCIIDEKFKGLSVYGDELRLSQVLFHLIGNAIKFTNEGFVSIEAICNCDDASEIEVNFKVKDSGIGISEMKQQQLLDPFKRELPRTQRQYQTTLGVTIAYQLLKLHGSQLEIESIEEKGSCFSFAVIYNVAAQQELADTLVTASANVDLAKLKILAVDDEKLNLMVVKKVLAKWGIKADEAVNGRAALETCMQNDYDVVLMDINMPVMDGFEASKAIKSIEKPDFVAPRIIALTASVGTAIDEVMKFPCIDDCVLKPFKPEDLQKKLYEVKYVSG, from the coding sequence ATGAGGACATATTATTTTCACCTCTTTCGTAAGCTTATTTCGAAAGATGTTAGTCTATTGAACTGGACGCGCTTACGTATTCTATTTGCCTGTATTGCTACCTTTTGTTTATTAACTGCTACACTGTTTATTATCTATCTTTTTAATGCCCCTAATTTGCTGTTATATCGCGTTGCGTTCTTTTTCGCACTATTTGTAACGGCAATGTATCTGTTTTGGAGCAACAAAGCCTGGCATGTGGCTGCCCATTTTTTTCTGACCAGTCTTACACTTTTAATATGGACCAATGTGTTGCTGGTACATCAAAGTCTTTATGTAATTAATATTCAATATTGCTTGCTGGTAATTGCCGCCGGTTATTACATTTTGGGTTCTAAAATCGGTCTTCGATATGCAATTGCAGCAATATTGCCCGTGCTGGGAGATGTTTTCTTTAATGACTTTTTAAACGTAGATATCCCTTCAAGAACAGTGAATGTTAGCTATGCCGGTTACGCCATCGCAGCTCTGTCTAATTTTTCGCTTATTCTGTATATCCACAATCTTTTTTTTAAGTCGCTGGCCAAATTCAAGAAAAGGGAAACGTCCTTTAAACGACACCTGGAGCAGGCCTTGGAATATTCCCGTGAGCAAGCCTTAGCAAAAACTAACTTTTTAAATACGATGTCACATGAAATCAGGACACCGTTGAACGCTATTGTTGGTATGAGCAACCTCTTACTCTCGGGCAGTAAATTACCGGAGCAGGAAGAAAACTTACAGGTTCTTAACTTCTCGACCGAGAACCTCATGGCAACTGTTAATGATATTATAGATTTTAACAACCTGGATAACGGACAAGTACAGTTGCAAAACAAACCGTTTTCGTTATATCAAATTGTTACTAATGTATGTGGCACATTCCGTGAACAGGCAGCGCAAAAAGGTTTAAAGTTTAATTGTATCATCGATGAGAAGTTTAAAGGTTTATCGGTTTACGGTGATGAATTGCGTTTGAGCCAGGTGCTTTTTCATCTTATTGGTAACGCAATCAAATTTACGAATGAAGGCTTTGTTAGTATTGAGGCTATCTGTAACTGTGACGACGCATCTGAAATTGAAGTGAACTTTAAAGTGAAGGATTCTGGAATAGGCATTTCTGAAATGAAGCAGCAACAACTGCTGGACCCATTTAAAAGAGAGCTGCCCCGCACCCAGCGCCAATATCAAACCACCCTTGGGGTAACCATTGCCTACCAGTTGTTAAAACTGCATGGAAGCCAGCTCGAAATAGAAAGCATAGAGGAAAAAGGTTCTTGCTTTAGCTTCGCCGTTATTTATAACGTAGCTGCACAGCAAGAATTAGCAGATACGCTTGTAACCGCATCGGCTAATGTGGATCTGGCCAAACTGAAAATACTTGCGGTGGATGACGAAAAGTTGAATTTGATGGTTGTTAAGAAAGTACTGGCCAAATGGGGAATAAAAGCAGATGAAGCGGTGAACGGGAGGGCGGCGTTAGAAACATGTATGCAAAATGATTATGATGTGGTGCTTATGGACATCAACATGCCGGTAATGGATGGATTTGAAGCCTCTAAAGCTATAAAGAGTATAGAGAAACCTGACTTTGTTGCACCACGTATTATAGCGCTCACGGCATCGGTAGGTACCGCGATAGATGAGGTTATGAAGTTTCCGTGTATTGATGACTGTGTTTTAAAGCCTTTCAAACCAGAAGATTTACAAAAAAAGCTTTATGAGGTTAAGTACGTTTCAGGCTAA
- a CDS encoding ABC transporter ATP-binding protein yields MIDIKDIYKTFGENEVLKGITATFEAGKNNLIIGGSGSGKTTLLKCIVGLHEPTKGNVNFDGQDFTGMDFEQRVPIRKEIGMLFQNSALFDSMTVEQNIMFPLNLFSEMSQSEKQERANFCLERVNLKDKNKLFPAELSGGMKKRVGIARAIAMEPKYLFVDEPNSGLDPKTSIVIDELINELTQEYKITTVIVTHDMNSVMGIGDHIIFLHQGQKWWEGTNKDIAHTDNQELNDFVFASKFTQAAKEKL; encoded by the coding sequence ATGATTGATATTAAAGACATCTATAAAACCTTTGGTGAGAACGAAGTACTTAAAGGCATTACCGCTACTTTTGAAGCGGGCAAAAACAACCTTATTATAGGGGGTTCGGGCTCGGGTAAAACTACTTTACTTAAATGTATTGTGGGATTACATGAACCTACTAAAGGCAATGTAAATTTCGACGGGCAGGACTTCACCGGTATGGATTTTGAACAACGTGTTCCGATACGTAAAGAAATTGGCATGTTGTTCCAGAATTCAGCCTTATTCGATTCTATGACCGTAGAGCAGAATATTATGTTTCCGCTAAACCTGTTTTCGGAAATGAGCCAGTCGGAAAAGCAGGAACGTGCCAATTTTTGTCTTGAACGTGTTAACCTGAAAGATAAGAATAAGCTATTTCCGGCCGAGCTATCAGGTGGTATGAAAAAGCGTGTGGGCATTGCGCGGGCTATAGCAATGGAACCGAAATACCTGTTTGTGGATGAACCCAACTCGGGCCTCGACCCTAAAACATCCATTGTAATTGATGAGTTAATTAATGAACTTACCCAGGAATATAAAATTACCACAGTAATTGTAACGCACGATATGAACTCCGTTATGGGTATAGGAGATCATATCATCTTTTTGCATCAGGGTCAAAAATGGTGGGAAGGCACTAACAAAGACATTGCCCATACCGATAACCAGGAACTAAATGACTTTGTATTTGCCAGTAAGTTTACCCAAGCCGCGAAAGAAAAGTTATAG
- a CDS encoding ABC transporter permease → MFQTLGKYILLIRLSFRKPEKFSVYWAEVMREMVSIGIGSLGIISIISVFIGAVATIQVAFQLASPLVPRSIAGSISRDSTILEFSPTISALVLAGRVGSSIASQIGTMRVTEQIDALEIMGVNAPGYLIAPKIIAGIIMVPLLVIYSMVLGILGGYIACAVTGDIATTDYVAGLRDGFNPLIIQVALVKATCFGFIITSICAYQGFYTSGGALEVGQSATTGVVYSCIFILFADLMVTSLML, encoded by the coding sequence ATGTTTCAAACTCTAGGCAAATACATCCTGTTAATCCGCCTGAGCTTTCGTAAGCCCGAAAAATTTTCGGTTTACTGGGCCGAGGTCATGCGCGAAATGGTATCTATCGGTATCGGATCGCTGGGCATTATCAGCATCATATCCGTTTTTATTGGCGCTGTGGCAACTATACAAGTAGCATTTCAGCTGGCCAGTCCGCTTGTACCGCGCAGTATTGCGGGCAGCATCTCGCGCGACTCCACCATACTGGAGTTTAGCCCGACCATATCGGCACTGGTATTAGCCGGCCGGGTTGGTTCCAGCATTGCCTCACAAATTGGTACCATGCGGGTAACCGAGCAAATTGATGCCTTAGAGATTATGGGTGTTAATGCCCCTGGTTACCTTATTGCACCTAAAATTATAGCAGGCATTATTATGGTGCCCTTACTGGTTATTTACTCCATGGTGCTTGGCATCTTAGGCGGTTACATTGCCTGTGCCGTTACAGGAGACATTGCCACCACTGATTATGTAGCCGGCTTACGTGATGGCTTTAATCCGTTAATAATTCAGGTTGCCTTGGTAAAAGCAACTTGCTTTGGATTTATCATTACTTCTATCTGTGCTTACCAGGGCTTTTATACCTCGGGCGGTGCGCTTGAGGTTGGCCAATCGGCCACTACTGGTGTGGTGTACAGCTGTATATTTATTCTATTTGCTGATTTAATGGTTACTTCGTTAATGTTATGA
- a CDS encoding SDR family oxidoreductase, protein MENALITGATQGIGRAIAVAFAKQGLNLAICSRKVKDLEELKQELLLVNPNIQIYTQKTDCSKKIELLDFASRAQQQLGFIKVVVNNVGMFLPSSVLDDEDDAFMQQINTNLMPAYELYRFFGKDMIGRRLGHIFNICSAASLQPAINAGTYSVTKAALYSLNIVMRLEMQAHSVKVTAVLPGSTLTGSWAGTEVHPERFVMPEDVAAAVLNAYQMSKGANVDEIVIKPVLGQL, encoded by the coding sequence ATGGAAAACGCCCTCATTACCGGTGCTACACAAGGCATAGGCCGTGCAATTGCAGTTGCATTTGCTAAACAAGGATTAAACCTTGCAATTTGTTCGCGCAAGGTAAAAGATTTAGAAGAATTAAAGCAAGAACTGCTTTTGGTTAATCCTAACATACAGATTTACACACAAAAAACCGATTGCAGCAAAAAAATAGAGTTATTGGATTTTGCCAGCCGGGCGCAGCAGCAATTAGGCTTTATAAAAGTGGTGGTTAACAATGTAGGCATGTTTTTGCCATCAAGTGTTTTAGATGATGAAGACGATGCCTTTATGCAGCAGATTAATACCAACCTGATGCCGGCTTATGAGTTATACCGTTTTTTTGGTAAGGACATGATTGGTAGGCGTTTAGGGCACATTTTTAATATATGCTCGGCTGCATCTTTACAGCCGGCAATAAATGCTGGTACTTATAGTGTAACAAAAGCTGCGCTGTACAGTCTTAATATTGTAATGAGGCTCGAAATGCAGGCTCATAGCGTAAAAGTAACTGCCGTGCTGCCAGGATCAACACTAACAGGTTCATGGGCCGGAACGGAGGTGCACCCCGAGCGGTTCGTAATGCCCGAAGATGTAGCAGCTGCAGTATTAAACGCTTACCAAATGAGCAAAGGCGCTAACGTAGATGAGATAGTGATTAAGCCGGTTTTGGGCCAGTTATAA
- a CDS encoding PspC domain-containing protein, with amino-acid sequence MNSKRLYRDELNKTVGGVCKGLADYFDIDVSIIRALFVLALVLKGSGVLLYIVLWIVLPKKENYVAQPGVDYTVPPMNPEAEPAQPFVYKTKSKGSFGLVAGTILIVLGGILLLDEFNIIPDWDFSHLWPVPLVIIGLMLIFSAGKKNTTNPNPPIA; translated from the coding sequence ATGAATAGTAAAAGACTTTACCGCGATGAACTGAATAAAACAGTTGGCGGTGTATGTAAAGGCCTGGCCGATTATTTCGACATAGACGTTTCTATCATCAGGGCATTGTTTGTGCTCGCTCTGGTGCTTAAAGGTTCTGGCGTGTTGCTGTACATTGTTTTATGGATAGTATTGCCCAAAAAAGAGAATTATGTAGCCCAGCCGGGTGTAGATTACACCGTGCCACCGATGAATCCCGAAGCCGAACCTGCACAGCCGTTTGTTTATAAAACCAAAAGTAAAGGCAGCTTTGGCTTGGTAGCTGGTACTATACTGATTGTACTGGGTGGTATTTTATTGCTGGATGAGTTTAACATTATACCCGATTGGGATTTTAGCCATCTGTGGCCCGTGCCCCTGGTTATCATTGGTCTGATGCTAATATTCTCTGCCGGCAAAAAGAATACTACAAACCCTAACCCTCCAATTGCATAA
- a CDS encoding DUF5668 domain-containing protein has product MKNDRLFSGLVLVIIGAAFLLHNFGVVDFHWYNIVRLWPIFLVIGGINLLLANTRTVWATIVKVGVLVIGLGFVLFSNAGRRHNDSSLFNFHYNIDDDDDNDVDIDIDDDKDDDIKALKANATNVFQQPYTADIKHARLNVSGGATTYVLNTSTDSLFKAATREYYGNYNLSTSKEDSVTVVDFDMDKHNQHFRLNGGHMNVAQISLNTAPIWDLNLRGGAAKVDFDLTPYKVRSLNISGGAASCDIKMAANLPLTDVTVSTGASEVTIRIPKNAACDIAVSSGLSSNDFDGFTKISSSHYTTPGFEAAKNKIYLKLKGGVSDFNVRRY; this is encoded by the coding sequence ATGAAAAACGACAGATTGTTTTCGGGTCTCGTGCTCGTCATTATAGGCGCCGCATTTTTACTGCACAATTTTGGTGTGGTTGATTTTCACTGGTATAACATTGTTCGCCTTTGGCCTATATTTTTGGTGATTGGTGGCATAAACCTGCTGTTGGCCAATACCCGGACAGTATGGGCAACCATTGTAAAAGTTGGCGTACTGGTAATCGGTTTAGGCTTTGTGCTTTTCAGTAATGCAGGCCGCCGCCATAATGATAGCTCGTTGTTTAACTTTCATTACAATATTGATGACGATGATGACAACGATGTTGATATTGACATAGATGACGATAAGGATGACGACATTAAAGCACTGAAAGCTAATGCAACTAATGTTTTTCAGCAACCCTATACGGCCGATATTAAGCATGCCCGTTTAAACGTAAGCGGTGGTGCAACCACTTATGTCCTGAATACATCAACCGATAGTTTGTTTAAGGCTGCCACACGTGAGTATTATGGCAACTACAATTTAAGTACCTCTAAAGAGGACTCGGTTACCGTGGTAGATTTTGATATGGATAAGCACAATCAGCATTTCCGCTTAAATGGCGGCCATATGAACGTTGCACAAATTAGCTTAAATACGGCACCGATATGGGATCTTAATCTGCGCGGTGGCGCTGCAAAAGTCGATTTCGATTTAACACCCTACAAAGTACGAAGCCTTAATATTAGCGGCGGTGCAGCATCATGTGATATTAAAATGGCAGCCAATCTGCCTCTTACTGATGTTACGGTATCTACCGGGGCTTCTGAAGTTACTATCCGGATTCCTAAGAACGCGGCTTGCGATATAGCTGTATCCAGTGGCCTGTCGTCTAACGATTTTGATGGCTTTACCAAAATAAGCAGTAGCCACTATACCACACCAGGTTTTGAGGCTGCTAAAAATAAAATTTACCTGAAACTAAAGGGCGGCGTATCCGACTTCAACGTACGCAGGTATTAA